In Ruminococcaceae bacterium R-25, one genomic interval encodes:
- a CDS encoding cell wall-associated NlpC family hydrolase, which produces MNNNRIFNIVSAGIAAVIAVSSFCIYECGSNNTIGLQSPSLLGAGKVDFFQRQLMDDDEIVETGIVPMSLGNPNVSINDYTFVAEVSFADVKIDYGNDPTDPITYDGNTNWLKANVTLISPMLPDGSDEADAKKEIKLKIGDTVTRISYNKTYSLVKLKDGTKGYLKNSDLSATVITPVPTNTPTPKPKPTAKPKKKTSSSTKTTTKTVNGVKETSCSKTVYSTCSLNTRSGPGISYSLLSTLKSGAKISVVAETDNGWYKSSSGYYVKASLTTTKAPSSSSSSSSSSSSSSSSSSSSSSTKVGDKSGDFAKYVRSFIGCKYVAGGSSPSKGFDCSGFVMYCIKNYYGVSLPHGATSQSKKGKEVKKEDIQCGDIICFDRNGDGTMEHSAIYIGGGKYVHAKGAKYGVVEDNFANAKNVAHIRRVI; this is translated from the coding sequence TTGAATAATAACAGAATATTCAATATCGTATCAGCTGGTATTGCGGCAGTAATTGCCGTCAGTTCTTTTTGCATTTACGAATGCGGTTCAAATAACACAATTGGTCTTCAGAGTCCGTCACTTTTAGGTGCCGGAAAAGTTGACTTTTTCCAGAGACAGCTCATGGATGATGATGAGATCGTTGAGACAGGCATTGTTCCGATGAGCCTCGGAAATCCTAATGTCAGCATCAATGACTATACATTCGTTGCGGAAGTTTCATTTGCCGATGTTAAGATCGACTATGGTAATGACCCGACGGATCCGATCACTTACGACGGTAACACCAACTGGCTTAAAGCTAATGTAACTCTCATTTCGCCCATGCTTCCTGACGGCAGCGATGAGGCAGATGCCAAGAAGGAGATCAAGCTTAAGATCGGTGATACAGTTACCAGGATCTCTTATAACAAGACATATTCACTCGTAAAGCTTAAGGACGGTACAAAGGGATATCTCAAGAATTCGGATCTCTCCGCGACTGTCATCACACCTGTTCCTACAAATACACCTACACCCAAGCCGAAGCCGACAGCTAAGCCGAAGAAAAAGACAAGTTCTTCAACAAAAACAACGACTAAGACTGTTAACGGCGTTAAGGAAACTTCCTGCAGCAAGACTGTTTATTCCACATGCAGCCTTAATACCAGATCCGGTCCGGGTATTTCATATTCATTGCTCTCAACCCTGAAGTCAGGCGCGAAGATATCTGTTGTCGCAGAGACCGATAACGGCTGGTATAAGTCAAGCTCCGGATATTACGTAAAGGCGAGCCTTACAACTACTAAGGCACCTTCTTCCAGCAGTTCTTCGTCTTCCAGCTCTTCTTCAAGCTCTTCATCTTCTTCCAGCTCATCTTCAACCAAGGTCGGTGATAAGTCCGGTGACTTCGCTAAGTACGTAAGAAGCTTTATCGGATGCAAATATGTTGCAGGCGGTTCGTCTCCTTCAAAGGGCTTTGACTGCTCAGGATTTGTTATGTACTGCATCAAGAATTATTATGGTGTCTCACTTCCTCACGGCGCTACATCGCAGTCCAAGAAGGGTAAAGAGGTAAAGAAAGAAGATATTCAGTGCGGTGATATCATCTGCTTTGACCGTAACGGTGACGGAACGATGGAGCACTCGGCTATCTATATCGGCGGCGGCAAGTACGTACACGCCAAGGGTGCAAAGTACGGCGTAGTTGAAGATAACTTCGCGAACGCAAAGAATGTCGCACATATCAGGCGAGTAATCTAA
- a CDS encoding glutamate N-acetyltransferase: MEEELTKSYITMPKGFKANGVSAGMKCADPANINENDPKSTYLDMGMVYSDTLCNVAGVYTSNLVKGHSLVRSMGIIENTGKAKGIIVNSKVANAGVGAVGVEDAAKVAECASSLLGCDVNEILTASTGVIGSRLPLDKMTSAIPTLVNGLSSSEETAHNAEYAMMTTDTVPKEVSAQIELTDGKTVTISGMAKGSGMIHPNLATMISIFTTDCGIESASLKKMLQKAVKYTFNRVSVDGDTSVCDMVVIFSNGASGVEIAEGTEDYQLFEEALCKLAEDIARMLAADGEGATKFVEIEVHGAKDEKDAKLIVTSVARSPLCKTAFFGEDANIGRILTAVGYSGAMFDPEKVDIHLNGLLMYKDGAAVAFDEEEASRLLSEHDLKVDITLYEGDAYDRMFTCDFSYDYVKINGSYRT; this comes from the coding sequence ATGGAAGAAGAATTAACTAAATCCTATATAACAATGCCTAAGGGCTTTAAGGCTAACGGCGTTTCAGCCGGCATGAAGTGCGCAGATCCCGCAAACATCAATGAGAACGATCCCAAATCAACTTATCTCGATATGGGCATGGTCTATTCAGACACGCTCTGCAACGTAGCAGGCGTCTACACTTCAAACCTCGTTAAAGGCCATTCACTCGTAAGATCCATGGGCATTATCGAAAACACCGGTAAGGCCAAGGGAATCATCGTTAACAGCAAAGTTGCTAACGCAGGCGTAGGTGCTGTCGGTGTCGAAGATGCTGCAAAGGTTGCAGAATGTGCATCTTCCCTTCTCGGCTGCGATGTCAATGAGATCCTTACCGCATCAACAGGCGTTATCGGATCAAGACTTCCTTTGGACAAGATGACTTCTGCTATCCCTACACTGGTTAACGGATTGTCTTCTTCCGAAGAGACAGCACACAACGCAGAATACGCAATGATGACAACAGATACTGTTCCGAAGGAAGTTTCCGCTCAGATCGAGCTTACTGACGGCAAGACAGTTACCATCTCAGGCATGGCAAAGGGTTCCGGCATGATCCACCCTAACCTCGCCACCATGATCAGCATTTTCACAACAGACTGCGGCATCGAATCTGCTTCGTTGAAAAAGATGCTGCAGAAGGCCGTCAAATACACCTTTAACAGAGTTTCCGTCGACGGTGATACATCCGTATGCGATATGGTCGTAATCTTCTCTAATGGCGCCTCTGGCGTTGAGATCGCTGAGGGTACTGAAGACTATCAACTTTTCGAGGAAGCCCTCTGCAAGCTCGCTGAGGACATTGCACGTATGTTAGCAGCTGACGGCGAAGGTGCAACCAAGTTCGTTGAGATCGAAGTTCACGGCGCCAAGGACGAGAAGGACGCCAAGCTCATCGTCACATCCGTCGCAAGATCCCCTCTCTGCAAGACAGCATTCTTCGGTGAAGACGCAAATATCGGACGTATCCTCACAGCAGTCGGCTACTCCGGTGCTATGTTCGATCCTGAGAAAGTCGATATTCACTTAAACGGCCTTCTTATGTATAAAGACGGTGCAGCCGTTGCTTTCGACGAAGAGGAAGCATCACGCTTGCTTTCCGAGCACGACCTCAAGGTAGACATCACACTCTACGAAGGCGACGCTTACGACAGAATGTTCACCTGCGACTTCTCATACGACTACGTGAAGATCAACGGAAGCTACAGAACATAA
- a CDS encoding trigger factor: MASTIEKKEHSQVVISLESSKEEWNEALKKAYNKNKNRFQVPGFRKGKVPYQLVCQYYGEGVLYEDAMNEIANAQYPEAVKEHDLKVVSRPEMDVTDINENGIKYTITVYVKPEFELGQYEGVEVPFKEQVVTDEDVDAEIERMRKRNASLEEVEDRPAQEGDTVTIDYEGFKDGVAFEGGKGEGYNLKLGSKSFIPGFEEQVAGHSVGEEFTIEVKFPEDYHAEDLKGADAAFNVKIHAIKTEVVPELDDEFAKDVSEFDTLEELKADVRAKQQERADKDNKAAFENETVRAVCDNCEIDIPDSMVQNEVEQMADDQAARMSNQGIALDMYLQYVGQSMDDFKKSLEPMARVRVKSSLVIEKITEKINPEVTDEDYNEELAQIANTYKIDVEEVKKSIGEDSAFIKDSIRARKTVEYLASKAVKVEPKPAEEPAAEEAKTEE; the protein is encoded by the coding sequence ATGGCATCCACAATTGAGAAGAAAGAACACTCTCAGGTAGTAATCAGCCTCGAGTCAAGCAAGGAAGAGTGGAACGAAGCCTTAAAGAAGGCTTACAACAAGAACAAGAACCGTTTCCAGGTTCCCGGCTTCCGTAAGGGCAAGGTTCCTTATCAGCTCGTTTGCCAGTATTACGGTGAGGGCGTACTTTATGAGGACGCTATGAACGAGATCGCTAATGCTCAGTATCCTGAAGCAGTTAAGGAGCACGACCTCAAGGTTGTATCCAGACCTGAGATGGATGTAACAGACATCAACGAGAACGGTATCAAGTACACTATCACAGTTTACGTTAAGCCTGAATTCGAACTCGGTCAGTACGAGGGCGTTGAAGTTCCTTTCAAGGAGCAGGTAGTTACAGACGAGGACGTTGACGCTGAGATCGAGCGTATGAGAAAGAGAAATGCTTCCCTCGAGGAAGTTGAAGACCGTCCGGCTCAGGAAGGCGACACAGTTACAATCGACTACGAAGGATTCAAGGACGGCGTTGCTTTCGAAGGCGGCAAGGGCGAGGGTTATAACCTCAAGCTCGGTTCCAAGTCTTTCATTCCCGGCTTCGAGGAGCAGGTCGCAGGCCACAGCGTTGGTGAAGAGTTCACTATCGAAGTTAAGTTCCCTGAAGATTATCACGCAGAAGACCTCAAGGGCGCTGACGCTGCATTCAACGTAAAGATCCACGCAATCAAGACAGAAGTTGTTCCTGAACTTGACGATGAGTTCGCAAAGGATGTTTCCGAGTTCGATACTCTCGAAGAGCTCAAGGCTGACGTAAGAGCTAAGCAGCAGGAGAGAGCTGACAAGGACAACAAGGCTGCTTTCGAGAACGAGACAGTAAGAGCCGTATGCGACAACTGCGAGATCGACATTCCTGATTCAATGGTTCAGAACGAAGTAGAGCAGATGGCTGACGATCAGGCAGCTCGTATGTCCAACCAGGGCATCGCTCTTGATATGTACCTCCAGTATGTTGGCCAGAGCATGGACGACTTCAAGAAGTCTCTCGAGCCTATGGCTAGAGTAAGAGTTAAGTCTTCACTCGTTATCGAGAAGATCACAGAGAAGATCAATCCTGAGGTTACAGACGAGGATTACAACGAAGAGCTCGCTCAGATCGCTAACACATACAAGATCGACGTTGAGGAAGTTAAGAAATCCATCGGCGAGGATTCCGCATTCATCAAGGATTCCATCCGCGCTCGTAAGACTGTTGAGTATCTCGCATCCAAGGCAGTTAAGGTTGAGCCCAAGCCCGCTGAAGAGCCCGCTGCTGAAGAGGCTAAGACAGAAGAGTAA
- a CDS encoding nicotinamidase-related amidase: MRKILIVVDMQKDFIDGALGFEGADKIIPGIISKIEEFEKAGDEIVYTLDTHFENYMETQEGKNLPVPHCLKGSDGWMLCNDLKPLLEGKKVFEKPTFGSIELANYLASNSADISAIEVCGLVSNICVLSNTVLAKAACPEAEVIVDSSLTASFAPDLHQATLDCLKGIQVTVL; encoded by the coding sequence ATGCGTAAGATTCTCATTGTTGTAGACATGCAGAAGGATTTTATTGACGGAGCACTGGGTTTTGAAGGTGCAGACAAGATCATTCCCGGCATCATCTCAAAGATCGAAGAGTTCGAAAAAGCCGGCGATGAGATAGTCTATACGCTGGATACCCACTTCGAAAATTATATGGAAACACAGGAAGGCAAGAACCTTCCGGTCCCTCACTGCCTCAAAGGCTCTGACGGCTGGATGCTTTGCAATGATTTAAAGCCTTTGCTCGAAGGAAAGAAAGTTTTCGAAAAGCCAACTTTCGGAAGCATCGAACTCGCAAATTACCTGGCTTCCAACAGCGCTGACATAAGTGCTATCGAAGTCTGCGGCCTTGTTTCCAACATCTGCGTCCTCTCAAACACAGTACTTGCAAAGGCTGCATGCCCTGAAGCAGAGGTCATCGTAGATTCTTCACTGACTGCATCTTTCGCGCCCGATCTTCACCAGGCGACCTTAGATTGTCTCAAGGGAATTCAAGTTACCGTATTATAA
- a CDS encoding protein-tyrosine phosphatase yields MGNYNPDTQLVKELALINCRELGGMPLKDGNIFREGIFIRSGSPHYLKPDQIQEVKDYGIKTVVDLRGLEEIKQAGNPFIGDPDVCYYNVPLLNGNPNDTKDQTMEYLRTHILGDYYIIIAEEMGDRLVEIMRVLLNCKGTALFHCHHGKDRTGVVAAILYLISGASREDIITNYKVSYEYLKDFLAPFIRKMPEDLRHALRSDEENMIKFLDYLDEKWDGDVTKLLMANGLTSDEISQLKAKCIKKN; encoded by the coding sequence ATGGGCAATTATAATCCGGATACACAGCTGGTAAAGGAACTTGCATTGATCAATTGCCGCGAACTTGGCGGCATGCCTTTAAAAGACGGCAATATTTTTCGCGAAGGCATATTTATCAGATCAGGTTCACCGCATTATTTAAAGCCGGATCAGATTCAGGAAGTTAAAGACTACGGCATCAAGACAGTAGTCGACTTAAGAGGCCTTGAAGAGATCAAGCAGGCAGGAAACCCTTTTATCGGAGATCCCGACGTCTGCTATTACAACGTCCCTCTTCTTAACGGCAATCCTAACGATACCAAGGACCAGACGATGGAATATCTGAGGACCCACATTCTTGGCGATTACTACATCATAATTGCCGAAGAGATGGGCGACCGGCTGGTAGAGATCATGAGAGTTCTTCTTAATTGTAAAGGCACTGCCCTCTTCCACTGCCACCACGGCAAGGACAGGACCGGGGTTGTAGCTGCGATCCTCTATCTTATCAGCGGTGCTTCTAGAGAAGACATCATCACCAACTACAAAGTTTCCTATGAATACCTGAAAGATTTCCTCGCGCCCTTCATCAGAAAAATGCCTGAAGACTTAAGGCACGCTTTAAGGTCCGACGAAGAGAACATGATCAAGTTTTTGGATTACCTTGACGAAAAATGGGACGGCGACGTTACAAAGCTTCTCATGGCAAACGGGCTCACCTCAGATGAGATCAGTCAGTTAAAGGCCAAGTGCATTAAGAAGAATTAA